In Labilibaculum sp. DW002, one DNA window encodes the following:
- a CDS encoding CD0519/CD1768 family membrane protein, producing MNAIKSIKETNFLKQRRYEAVMFLITFFGIFGYVGHTMGVANMLNTIMNTAWDLLMNTVFYIMGITVLSGALGKLLIEFGVVRLLEKILAPLMKPLFNLPGVGALAGVLTFLSDNPAIISLANDKNFSKYFKNYQLVSLTNFGTAFGMGLIVITFMSTLKIPGNDENLFIPALIGLVGALFGAVVSTRLMQRLIKGHIPVREDKDYEGATEKISFKSEGGVFLRFLNSILDGGKSGVDLGLAIIPGVLIISTMVMMLTFGPKDPAIGYQGLAYEGVTLLPDLAGHVWWLFEGLFGFKNPELIAFPVTSLGAVGAALSLVKAFIAKGIIDGNVIAVFTAMGMCWSGYLSTHTAMLDTLNYRELTSKALLSHTIGGILAGTFAHYLYLLVNMFL from the coding sequence ATGAACGCAATTAAGTCGATTAAAGAGACTAATTTCCTTAAACAACGAAGATACGAAGCTGTGATGTTCCTGATCACTTTCTTTGGTATTTTCGGCTATGTAGGTCACACGATGGGAGTAGCTAACATGCTAAACACTATTATGAACACAGCCTGGGATCTTCTTATGAACACAGTATTCTACATTATGGGTATTACTGTACTATCTGGAGCTCTAGGTAAACTACTTATCGAATTTGGTGTCGTACGTCTGTTAGAAAAAATTCTAGCCCCACTAATGAAACCTCTTTTTAACCTTCCAGGTGTAGGTGCATTAGCCGGAGTTTTAACTTTTCTTTCTGATAATCCAGCTATCATCAGTTTAGCTAACGACAAGAACTTTAGCAAGTATTTTAAGAATTACCAATTGGTATCCTTAACCAATTTTGGTACTGCATTCGGTATGGGACTTATTGTGATTACATTTATGTCTACACTTAAGATTCCTGGTAATGACGAAAACTTATTTATTCCAGCTCTTATTGGACTTGTTGGTGCTTTATTCGGAGCTGTTGTTTCGACAAGGTTAATGCAAAGATTAATCAAAGGGCATATTCCTGTTCGAGAAGATAAAGATTATGAAGGAGCAACTGAAAAAATTAGCTTTAAATCGGAAGGTGGCGTATTTCTTCGATTCCTTAATTCCATATTAGATGGTGGTAAATCTGGTGTAGATTTGGGATTAGCTATTATACCTGGTGTATTGATTATCTCAACTATGGTGATGATGCTAACGTTCGGACCTAAAGATCCTGCCATTGGATACCAAGGTTTAGCTTACGAAGGTGTTACCTTACTTCCAGATCTTGCTGGTCACGTTTGGTGGTTATTCGAAGGTTTATTTGGTTTCAAAAACCCTGAATTAATTGCATTCCCTGTTACTTCTTTGGGAGCTGTAGGTGCTGCTTTATCTCTTGTAAAAGCATTTATCGCTAAGGGAATTATCGATGGTAATGTGATTGCTGTATTTACAGCAATGGGTATGTGTTGGAGTGGCTATTTAAGTACTCACACAGCTATGCTTGACACTTTAAACTATCGTGAACTAACATCAAAAGCACTTCTTTCTCATACTATTGGAGGTATTTTGGCAGGAACATTTGCCCACTACCTTTATTTACTTGTAAATATGTTTCTATAA
- a CDS encoding endonuclease MutS2 produces MCCSFTFASSSSFVNFAEEITKIVQTHVIYPDNFETKIRFDKVRELLKKQCLSQLGKDLVDGLKFSESFKRVTRRVSETNEFKTICLEEENFPLGHFIDVRQSLEKIRIDGTYLELDELFNLKRSLESISAILRFFKNKEEGSYPYLMRLTGNVKMYPYIFERLNAILTKHGRMKDNASPELQHIRSSLIQKQSTISKRMQGMLRIAQKEGWVEQDVALSIRDGRVVIPIPSAHKRKIKGIVHDESATGKTSYIEPAEIVETNNEIRELEYAERREIIRVLREFTEQVRPYVNDLFLAYEFLAQIDFIRAKAKFAIQVNGLMPLMGKEPKVLWENAVHPLLYLTLKGEGRKAVPLNIEINDKQRIVLISGPNAGGKSVCLQTMGLLQYMFQCGLLVPMGEKSKMGIFDNIFIDIGDEQSMENDLSTYSSHLINMKHFLKYSNAETLMMIDEFGTGTEPAVGGAIAESILDKLNRKQVRGVITTHYTGLKHYASEAEGIENGAMLYDSHKLQPLFQLQVGKPGSSFAFEIARKIGLPEEILKSATDIIGGDHINFDKHLRDIVRDKRYWETKRNNIRKSDKKLNDLVEQYDKELKDASKLRKEIIEKAKEEAAQLLNSANKSIERTIREIKESKADKEKTRKIRKEFEEVKVKLTKEELKEEERINRKIQKLKEREKKGGKRTTPETKEPVATDSKTIEKAKKKFNPDVIEKGDFVKLDTQSSVGEVVELNAKTAVVAFGNILTSVKKVRLTKVSKSQVKKQEKTYNKTSSLIQEKISKRKLSFKADLDVRGMRGEEAVQVVIDHIDEIIMLDVGEFRILHGTGGGILRQMIREQLQTIDLVQHFRDEKIQMGGAGITVVTME; encoded by the coding sequence ATGTGTTGTTCCTTTACTTTTGCCTCTTCAAGCTCTTTTGTTAATTTTGCAGAAGAAATAACTAAGATTGTACAGACACACGTGATATATCCAGATAATTTTGAAACGAAGATACGCTTCGATAAGGTTAGAGAACTACTAAAGAAACAATGTTTAAGTCAATTAGGAAAAGATTTAGTCGATGGGCTAAAGTTTTCCGAATCCTTTAAGCGTGTTACTCGCCGGGTTAGCGAAACCAATGAATTTAAAACCATTTGTCTTGAGGAAGAGAATTTTCCTTTGGGACATTTTATTGATGTACGTCAGAGTTTAGAGAAAATTCGAATTGACGGGACTTATTTAGAACTTGATGAATTATTCAATTTAAAACGTTCTTTAGAGTCAATATCTGCTATTCTGCGTTTTTTTAAGAACAAAGAGGAGGGAAGTTACCCATACCTTATGAGATTAACGGGGAATGTGAAAATGTACCCTTATATTTTTGAGAGGTTAAATGCCATATTGACCAAGCATGGTCGGATGAAAGACAATGCATCGCCAGAATTGCAACATATTAGAAGTAGCTTGATTCAGAAGCAATCGACCATTTCGAAACGTATGCAAGGAATGTTACGTATTGCCCAAAAAGAAGGTTGGGTAGAACAGGATGTGGCACTTTCTATTCGTGATGGAAGAGTTGTTATTCCAATTCCATCGGCACACAAACGAAAAATAAAAGGTATTGTTCATGATGAATCGGCAACGGGTAAGACGTCTTATATTGAACCTGCTGAGATTGTAGAAACCAATAACGAAATTCGTGAATTGGAATATGCTGAGCGTCGCGAGATAATTAGAGTTCTTCGTGAATTTACTGAACAAGTCCGTCCTTATGTCAACGACTTGTTTTTAGCCTACGAATTCTTAGCTCAAATAGATTTTATTCGAGCCAAAGCAAAGTTTGCGATTCAAGTTAATGGTCTAATGCCTCTAATGGGTAAAGAGCCTAAAGTTTTATGGGAAAATGCAGTTCATCCTCTACTTTATTTAACCTTGAAGGGGGAAGGAAGAAAAGCAGTTCCATTAAATATTGAAATAAACGATAAGCAACGTATCGTTCTTATTTCAGGACCCAATGCCGGTGGTAAATCGGTGTGTTTGCAAACGATGGGTTTGCTACAATACATGTTCCAATGCGGTTTATTGGTTCCAATGGGTGAGAAATCGAAGATGGGAATTTTCGATAATATTTTCATCGATATTGGTGATGAGCAATCTATGGAGAACGATTTGAGTACCTATAGTTCGCATTTGATTAATATGAAGCATTTCTTGAAATACTCAAATGCTGAAACCCTGATGATGATTGATGAGTTTGGTACAGGTACCGAGCCTGCTGTAGGTGGTGCCATTGCCGAATCGATTTTGGATAAGCTGAATAGAAAACAAGTACGAGGTGTTATCACGACTCACTATACAGGTTTGAAACACTACGCTTCAGAGGCCGAAGGAATCGAGAATGGTGCTATGTTATACGATTCTCATAAGCTACAACCTTTATTCCAATTACAGGTAGGTAAGCCAGGTTCGTCATTTGCTTTTGAGATCGCCCGTAAAATTGGTTTACCAGAGGAAATCCTGAAATCGGCCACCGATATTATTGGTGGCGATCATATCAACTTTGATAAACACTTGCGTGATATTGTGCGTGATAAGCGATACTGGGAAACCAAACGTAACAATATCAGGAAAAGCGATAAAAAGTTGAACGATTTGGTGGAGCAGTACGATAAGGAATTGAAAGATGCCAGTAAGCTTCGAAAAGAAATCATTGAAAAAGCCAAAGAGGAAGCTGCTCAGTTATTGAATAGTGCGAATAAGTCCATAGAGAGAACCATTCGTGAAATTAAAGAGAGTAAAGCGGATAAAGAAAAAACCCGAAAAATCCGTAAAGAGTTTGAAGAAGTAAAGGTTAAGCTAACTAAAGAGGAGCTGAAAGAAGAGGAGCGCATAAATAGAAAAATACAGAAACTAAAAGAGAGAGAAAAAAAAGGAGGAAAGAGAACTACACCAGAGACAAAAGAACCTGTTGCTACCGATTCAAAAACAATTGAAAAAGCTAAAAAGAAATTTAATCCAGATGTTATTGAAAAAGGTGATTTTGTGAAATTAGATACACAATCGTCAGTTGGTGAGGTGGTAGAGCTTAATGCAAAAACAGCAGTAGTTGCCTTCGGAAATATTCTTACTTCCGTTAAAAAGGTACGATTGACAAAAGTGAGCAAGTCTCAAGTTAAGAAACAGGAAAAGACCTATAATAAAACTTCATCCTTAATTCAGGAGAAAATATCCAAAAGAAAATTGAGTTTTAAAGCCGATTTGGATGTGCGCGGTATGCGTGGTGAAGAAGCTGTTCAAGTCGTAATTGATCATATCGATGAAATTATCATGCTCGATGTTGGCGAGTTTCGTATTCTGCATGGAACAGGAGGAGGAATTCTTCGTCAGATGATTCGAGAACAATTACAGACTATTGATTTGGTTCAACACTTTCGTGATGAGAAAATTCAGATGGGTGGTGCAGGAATAACAGTAGTAACGATGGAATAA
- a CDS encoding tetratricopeptide repeat protein, translated as MKLKLVIILFLLISKLGVSAQEVHQVSLADKNKAIVLTNQAIEKVKTDNVGEGFNLLIQAIALDSTNRNSYLQLYRVGMNDSTRIDTAISILQKSKKIFQQDDEICYYIGEMYNLKGEAKRAMAEYSMAIAYSKLNGEDFHLVHRYYFNRANICLAKKMISTAVLDYTYALNLKPDYGAAYANRGICLYKMGEKDAACKDWKEAVKFGIGQSEEYLKRNCNSKVIK; from the coding sequence ATGAAATTAAAATTAGTTATTATTCTCTTTCTCCTGATTTCAAAATTGGGAGTATCAGCTCAGGAAGTACATCAAGTATCACTTGCGGATAAAAATAAAGCGATTGTATTAACAAATCAGGCCATTGAGAAAGTTAAAACTGATAATGTCGGGGAAGGATTCAATCTTTTGATTCAAGCAATTGCTCTAGATTCTACAAATCGGAATTCATATCTGCAATTATATCGTGTAGGGATGAATGATTCAACACGAATTGATACAGCTATTTCCATACTTCAAAAATCGAAAAAAATATTTCAACAAGACGATGAAATTTGTTATTACATTGGAGAAATGTACAATTTGAAAGGTGAGGCTAAGAGGGCGATGGCTGAATATAGTATGGCAATTGCTTATAGTAAATTAAATGGAGAAGATTTTCATTTGGTACATCGTTACTATTTTAATCGAGCTAATATCTGTTTAGCAAAAAAGATGATTAGTACAGCTGTTTTGGATTATACCTATGCCCTTAATCTAAAGCCTGATTATGGTGCAGCCTATGCCAACAGAGGTATTTGCTTGTACAAGATGGGAGAAAAAGATGCCGCCTGCAAAGATTGGAAAGAAGCTGTGAAGTTTGGAATAGGACAGTCGGAAGAGTACCTAAAGAGAAATTGCAATTCCAAAGTTATTAAATAA
- a CDS encoding outer membrane beta-barrel protein produces the protein MKLIFTLCAFFCFVGLLSAQTEQGRLLIGGSSNLNFTSVNNKWKNDGGDGDLGSSTKFEFAPQVGYFVADRFAVGLQLPVSLQTEKDEDDDEFKTNSFAFMPFARYYFGDNNVKPYLHGGFGIGSLKLEDVSDSEETKLKTFVYGISGGVAIFLNDKIALDLGLGYQSTILRPSEDMDGDPRNISSGVAFNVGFSLYL, from the coding sequence ATGAAATTAATTTTTACTCTTTGTGCATTTTTTTGCTTTGTAGGACTTTTATCTGCTCAAACTGAGCAAGGTAGATTATTAATTGGAGGTAGTTCAAATTTAAATTTTACATCCGTAAATAATAAATGGAAAAATGATGGTGGAGATGGTGACCTTGGCTCATCAACAAAATTTGAATTTGCTCCTCAAGTTGGGTATTTTGTTGCGGATCGATTTGCAGTTGGCCTGCAGTTACCCGTAAGCTTACAAACAGAAAAAGATGAAGATGATGATGAGTTCAAAACAAATAGTTTTGCGTTCATGCCATTTGCCAGATATTATTTTGGAGATAATAATGTAAAACCTTATTTACATGGCGGTTTTGGAATTGGATCGCTTAAGTTGGAAGATGTATCTGATTCAGAAGAGACGAAGCTAAAAACTTTTGTTTACGGAATAAGTGGTGGAGTTGCTATTTTCCTAAATGATAAAATTGCTTTGGATTTAGGTTTAGGTTATCAATCTACAATTCTTCGCCCAAGTGAGGATATGGATGGAGATCCTAGAAATATTTCGAGTGGTGTTGCATTTAATGTGGGCTTCTCATTGTATTTGTAA
- a CDS encoding zinc-dependent peptidase, whose product MDIVILSAIVIAIVWFLFRRNNKKKWKTPKSPFQKEWRIILVEKVVFYNALSADEKKRFEFKIQEFLLNCRVTGVNINVDLTDRILVASSAIIPVFAFPEWKYTNLDEVLVYPGNFNEKFQTSTSDSNILGMVGSGYMEGKMILSKPALLHGFSNESDKKNTAVHEFVHLIDKMDGNIDGLPSILLEKQYAIPWFDLLDKKIDEIYEERSDINPYGGTNKAEFFAVASEYFFEKPKQFAETHPELYEIMTEVFNQNMKTRNLKKTKQSFGRNSPCPCGSGLKFKKCCGRVHYN is encoded by the coding sequence ATGGATATTGTAATTCTTTCAGCCATTGTCATTGCTATTGTGTGGTTTCTATTTAGGAGGAATAATAAAAAGAAATGGAAAACGCCAAAGTCACCTTTCCAAAAAGAATGGCGAATCATACTTGTTGAAAAAGTAGTGTTCTATAATGCATTGTCTGCAGATGAGAAAAAAAGATTTGAATTTAAAATTCAGGAGTTTCTTTTGAATTGCAGAGTTACTGGTGTTAATATCAATGTTGACTTAACCGATCGAATTTTAGTTGCGTCTAGTGCAATTATCCCTGTATTTGCATTCCCTGAGTGGAAATATACAAACCTTGATGAGGTATTAGTTTACCCAGGTAATTTTAACGAAAAATTTCAAACTTCTACTTCAGACTCAAATATCTTAGGAATGGTTGGTAGTGGGTATATGGAAGGAAAGATGATCTTATCTAAACCAGCCTTGCTGCACGGTTTTTCAAACGAATCAGATAAGAAAAACACGGCTGTTCACGAGTTTGTTCATTTAATAGACAAGATGGATGGCAATATTGATGGTTTGCCTTCTATACTTTTAGAAAAGCAATATGCAATTCCATGGTTCGATCTTTTAGATAAAAAGATTGATGAGATATATGAGGAAAGATCTGATATAAATCCTTATGGAGGAACAAATAAAGCAGAGTTTTTTGCAGTAGCTAGTGAATATTTTTTTGAGAAACCTAAACAGTTTGCAGAAACACATCCTGAATTGTATGAGATAATGACCGAGGTTTTTAACCAAAATATGAAAACCCGAAATTTAAAAAAGACAAAGCAGAGTTTTGGCAGAAATAGTCCATGTCCTTGCGGAAGTGGTTTGAAGTTTAAGAAATGTTGTGGTCGAGTACATTACAATTAA
- a CDS encoding alanine/glycine:cation symporter family protein: MHSINDFLAGIEQYLGGSQWFTLLLLGTGLFFTLYLKFPQIRFFGHALKVVRGKYDKADEKGDTSHFQALTTALSGTVGTGNIAGVAFAIYLGGPAALFWMLMTAILGMTTKFVEVSLSHKYRETDEQGFISGGPMYYMKNKLKMPWLAAFFAAMTIVSSFGTGSLPQINSISSSLHSTFGIEKMLSGGVLAILLAIVILGGIKRIAKVTEKLVPTMAIIYFVGALAVIFYNYENIIPSFISIFTNVFSGTAAVGGFLGAGFSYALTKGVNRGLFSNEAGQGSAPIAHAAARTEEPVSEGMVAILEPFIDTIIICTLTGLVILSSGVWNEKLPNQFQTTDMSIMADVYDDTNKEDRNELYQFLGNQKKLPLFNGELKVKNGNIENQVSIINARSIAENVLIYNTDGDLYSGKVKIELGKFTSENGAYFKGNSLMHSAPLTAEAFTRSYLGEWGRWIVSIGLLLFAFSTAIAWAYYGGRSVTYLFGAKGVLPYRIIYCIGFFIASFADTTIIWTLSGITIVLMALPNLIGILMLHKDMKTTLNTYWDKFKKEHPEEV; this comes from the coding sequence ATGCATAGTATCAACGACTTTTTAGCCGGAATAGAACAATACCTTGGAGGAAGCCAATGGTTCACTCTTTTATTACTTGGAACCGGACTCTTCTTTACTCTATATCTTAAATTTCCCCAAATTCGATTTTTCGGACACGCTTTAAAGGTGGTTCGTGGTAAATACGACAAGGCCGACGAAAAAGGAGATACATCACATTTTCAAGCTTTAACTACTGCCCTTTCAGGAACTGTAGGAACAGGTAATATTGCTGGTGTAGCATTTGCAATTTATTTGGGTGGTCCAGCTGCCCTTTTCTGGATGCTCATGACGGCTATTTTAGGTATGACAACCAAGTTTGTAGAGGTTAGTCTCTCACATAAATATCGTGAAACAGATGAACAAGGCTTTATTTCCGGTGGTCCGATGTATTACATGAAAAACAAACTTAAAATGCCATGGTTAGCTGCATTTTTTGCTGCTATGACAATTGTTTCATCATTTGGGACAGGAAGTTTACCACAAATCAATTCCATATCAAGTTCTTTACATTCAACTTTTGGTATTGAAAAAATGTTGAGTGGTGGAGTATTGGCAATTCTTCTAGCCATCGTTATTTTAGGTGGAATTAAGCGAATTGCCAAAGTAACTGAAAAATTGGTTCCAACCATGGCCATCATTTATTTTGTAGGTGCATTAGCTGTTATCTTTTACAATTACGAAAATATCATACCCTCCTTTATATCCATTTTCACAAATGTATTTTCAGGTACTGCTGCTGTTGGTGGTTTTTTAGGTGCTGGCTTCTCTTATGCACTAACTAAAGGTGTTAATCGAGGTTTATTTAGTAATGAAGCTGGACAGGGATCAGCTCCTATTGCTCATGCTGCTGCCAGAACAGAAGAACCTGTATCAGAAGGTATGGTAGCCATCCTGGAGCCATTTATCGATACCATCATTATCTGTACACTTACAGGTTTAGTTATTCTTTCATCCGGTGTTTGGAACGAGAAACTTCCAAATCAATTCCAAACTACCGATATGAGTATAATGGCTGATGTCTATGATGATACCAATAAAGAAGACAGGAACGAGTTATATCAATTCTTAGGCAATCAGAAGAAGCTTCCTTTGTTCAATGGTGAGTTGAAGGTGAAAAATGGCAATATCGAGAATCAGGTAAGCATTATAAATGCACGATCAATTGCCGAAAATGTTTTGATCTACAATACTGACGGAGATTTATATTCTGGTAAAGTAAAAATTGAACTAGGGAAATTTACTTCAGAAAATGGAGCCTACTTTAAAGGAAATTCACTTATGCACTCTGCACCTTTAACAGCTGAAGCCTTCACCAGAAGTTATCTAGGTGAATGGGGACGTTGGATTGTTTCCATCGGTTTATTGTTATTTGCATTTTCTACAGCAATCGCCTGGGCCTACTACGGAGGTCGTTCTGTCACCTATTTATTTGGAGCTAAAGGTGTATTACCTTATAGAATTATCTATTGCATCGGATTCTTTATCGCATCATTTGCAGATACAACAATTATTTGGACATTATCAGGAATTACAATTGTGCTTATGGCATTGCCAAACTTAATTGGAATTTTAATGCTACACAAAGACATGAAAACGACCCTAAATACCTATTGGGATAAGTTCAAAAAGGAACATCCTGAAGAAGTGTAA
- a CDS encoding helix-turn-helix domain-containing protein — protein MKHIYKNERNESLFSLSTLPCTDNELLLKENEYYRILWLKNGKATIRVDGIDYTIIENQIIFLTPLNKIQIIDTEENMLALIFNREFYCIQQHDQEVSCYGYLFFGSSDVPIVSLSSEEQNSFDLLYQVMLEEFENQDQIQGEMLQVLLKRFLIKCTRLARKNLENPEINQDKLDLIRQFNVLVEMHFKNKHKVADYADLLNKSPKTLSNLFGEYNSKSPLQVIQERIVLEAKRLFLYTDKSAKEIAFEIGFDDAAHFSRFFKKSVGKSPSEFKKSSII, from the coding sequence ATGAAACACATATACAAGAATGAGAGAAACGAATCTTTATTCTCACTAAGTACACTTCCTTGCACCGACAATGAACTTCTCTTAAAAGAAAATGAATATTATCGAATTCTTTGGCTAAAAAATGGAAAAGCCACAATTCGTGTAGATGGTATTGATTATACAATTATTGAAAATCAAATTATTTTCCTGACACCTTTAAATAAAATACAAATTATCGATACGGAAGAGAACATGCTTGCTCTTATTTTTAATCGAGAATTCTATTGTATTCAGCAGCATGATCAAGAGGTATCTTGTTATGGCTATTTATTCTTTGGTTCCTCTGATGTACCAATTGTTAGCCTAAGTTCTGAAGAGCAAAATAGTTTTGATTTACTTTATCAAGTCATGCTTGAAGAATTTGAAAATCAAGATCAAATCCAGGGAGAAATGTTACAAGTTTTATTGAAAAGGTTTCTGATTAAATGCACACGTTTGGCACGAAAAAATCTTGAGAACCCTGAAATTAACCAAGACAAATTGGATCTCATTCGCCAATTTAATGTGTTGGTGGAAATGCATTTTAAAAACAAACACAAGGTTGCTGATTACGCCGATCTTTTAAATAAATCACCAAAAACCTTATCGAACCTATTTGGTGAATACAATAGCAAAAGTCCTTTGCAGGTAATTCAAGAACGGATTGTACTAGAGGCCAAACGTCTCTTTCTTTATACCGATAAAAGTGCCAAGGAGATTGCCTTTGAAATTGGCTTTGATGATGCAGCTCATTTCAGTCGCTTTTTTAAAAAATCGGTTGGAAAAAGCCCTAGCGAATTCAAAAAATCATCCATTATTTAG
- a CDS encoding carboxymuconolactone decarboxylase family protein — protein sequence MRTISVPTREQLDEKGLQILDKVKGQLGMIPNLFATIAYSSDTLESFLNFSSQVGKGSFSNKELETIRLAVSEVNECQYCLAAHTAIAKMNGFTENETLQLRDGSIDDPKLSAISNLAAEISRSNGKASNEAKENFFAAGFNEKALIDILAVVTEITFTNYTHNLTEVPVDFPTAKALVKKAA from the coding sequence ATGAGAACAATTTCAGTACCAACGAGAGAACAATTAGACGAAAAAGGACTACAAATTCTAGACAAAGTAAAGGGACAATTGGGAATGATTCCAAATCTTTTTGCCACCATTGCATACTCTAGTGATACATTAGAAAGTTTCCTAAATTTTTCAAGTCAAGTAGGTAAAGGAAGTTTTTCAAACAAAGAATTGGAGACAATAAGGTTGGCTGTTTCTGAAGTGAACGAATGTCAATATTGTTTAGCGGCACATACGGCTATCGCTAAAATGAATGGCTTTACAGAAAATGAGACACTGCAGCTAAGAGATGGTAGTATTGATGATCCTAAATTGAGCGCTATAAGCAACTTAGCAGCTGAAATTTCCAGAAGCAATGGAAAGGCAAGTAATGAAGCTAAAGAAAACTTTTTTGCAGCTGGATTCAATGAAAAAGCACTTATTGATATTCTTGCAGTAGTGACTGAAATCACGTTTACTAATTATACCCACAACTTAACAGAGGTTCCGGTAGATTTCCCTACAGCAAAAGCTTTGGTGAAAAAAGCCGCTTAA
- a CDS encoding pentapeptide repeat-containing protein, whose product MEYVEDKVIEKKDYSAEGLPKGEYENCRFVNCSFANCDLSENIFLECEFEQCDLSLAKLNYTAIRDTEFKFCKMIGVGFQDCNQLLLSVNFQDCQLNLASFYKLKLKGTQFVNCNLQEVDFTETDLTGSNFDNCDLSRTVFEYTNIEKADLRSSFNYLINPEVNKIKKAKFSLSGVVGLLSQFDIEIE is encoded by the coding sequence ATGGAATACGTAGAAGATAAAGTTATTGAAAAGAAAGATTATTCAGCAGAAGGCTTGCCAAAAGGAGAGTATGAAAATTGTCGTTTTGTGAATTGTTCATTTGCGAATTGCGATTTGTCTGAGAATATTTTTCTTGAATGTGAATTTGAACAATGCGATTTAAGTCTGGCTAAATTAAATTACACAGCTATTCGCGACACTGAATTTAAGTTTTGTAAGATGATTGGTGTTGGATTTCAGGATTGTAATCAATTATTATTATCGGTAAACTTTCAGGATTGTCAGCTTAATTTGGCTTCTTTTTATAAATTAAAATTGAAAGGGACTCAATTTGTAAATTGTAATTTACAGGAGGTCGATTTTACGGAAACAGATTTAACAGGCTCAAATTTTGACAATTGTGATTTAAGTAGAACAGTTTTTGAGTATACCAATATTGAAAAAGCTGATTTAAGAAGTTCCTTTAATTATCTAATTAATCCAGAAGTTAATAAAATAAAAAAGGCAAAGTTTTCTCTTTCGGGAGTAGTTGGTTTGCTAAGTCAGTTCGATATTGAAATTGAATAA